One segment of Solanum lycopersicum chromosome 1, SLM_r2.1 DNA contains the following:
- the LOC101250617 gene encoding 5-methyltetrahydropteroyltriglutamate--homocysteine methyltransferase, with protein MLTVAKKLSSIYMRLVLPTPSSSTFLSFGSSVSVFSPPRGTQFLRLNFRFRTMASHVVGYPRMGPKRELKFALESFWDGKSNSEDLEKVAADLRLSIWKQMADAGIKYIPSNTFSYYDQVLDTTAMLGAVPPRYGWNGGEIGFDVYFPMARGNASVPAMEMTKWFDTNYHYIVPELGPDVKFSYASHKAVSEYKEAKSLGIDTVPVLVGPVSFLLLSKAAKGVEKSFPLLSLIEKILPVYKEVIAELKAAGASWIQFDEPTLVKDLDSHQLQAFSHAYSELESPLSGLNVLIETYFADVPAEAFKTVTSLKCVTALGFDLVRGSKNLDLIKSGFPSEKYLFAGVVDGRNIWANDLAASLSTLQALENVVGKDKLVVSTSCSLLHTAVDLVNETKLDEEIKSWLAFAAQKLVEVNALAKALAGQKDEAFFSANAAARTSRKSSPRVTNGAVQKAAAALKGSDHRRATTVSARLEAQQKKLSLPSLPTTTIGSFPQTLELRKVRREYKANKISEEDYVKYITEEISKVVKLQEDLDIDVLVHGEPERNDMVEYFGEQLSGFAFTANGWVQSYGSRCVKPPIIYGDVSRPKPMTVFWSSRAQSMSKRPMKGMLTGPVTILNWSFVRDDQPRFETCYQIALAIKDEVEDLEKAGINVIQIDEAALREGLPLRKSEEAFYLNWAVHSFRITNCGVQDTTQIHTHMCYSNFNDIIHSIIDMDADVITIENSRSDEKLLSVFREGVKYGAGIGPGVYDIHSQRIPSTEEIADRISKMLAVLDTNILWVNPDCGLKTRKYTEVKPALSNMVAAAKLLRNQLASTK; from the exons AACGATGGCGTCTCATGTTGTTGGATATCCTCGTATGGGGCCCAAGAGAGAGCTTAAGTTTGCGTTGGAATCATTTTGGGATGGGAAGAGCAATTCTGAGGATTTGGAGAAAGTGGCAGCTGATCTTAGGTTATCTATTTGGAAGCAGATGGCTGATGCTGGCATTAAATATATTCCAAGCAACACCTTCTCGTATTATGACCAAGTTTTGGACACAACTGCTATGCTAGGTGCAGTTCCACCAAGATACGGTTGGAATGGTGGTGAGATTGGTTTTGATGTCTACTTCCCAATGGCTAGGGGAAACGCCTCTGTACCTGCCATGGAAATGACAAAATGGTTTGACACCAACTA CCACTATATTGTTCCTGAATTAGGTCCAGATGTTAAGTTTTCCTATGCGTCTCACAAGGCAGTTAGTGAATATAAGGAAGCTAAATCT CTCGGCATTGACACAGTCCCTGTCCTCGTAGGTCCAGTTTCCTTCCTCTTGTTATCAAAAGCAGCAAAAGGTGTTGAAAAGTCGTTTCCTCTTCTATCACTGATTGAAAAGATTCTTCCAGTTTACAA GGAAGTCATTGCTGAACTGAAGGCAGCTGGTGCTAGTTGGATTCAGTTTGATGAGCCTACTCTTGTTAAGGATCTTGATTCTCATCAATTGCAAGCATTTTCTCATGCCTACTCAGAATTAGAGTCACCGCTTTCCGGATTAAATGTCCTCATTGAGACATATTTTGCTGATGTTCCTGCTGAAGCTTTCAAAACAGTGACTTCTTTAAAATGTGTTACTGCACTGGGGTTTGATCTAGTTCGTGGATCAAAGAATCTTGATTTGATCAAGAGTGGTTTTCCTTCAGAAAAGTATCTATTTGCTGGAGTAGTTGATGGGAGGAATATTTGGGCTAATGATCTTGCTGCTTCTCTCAGTACCTTGCAAGCTCTTGAGAACGTGGTCGGAAAAG ACAAGCTTGTGGTCTCCACCTCTTGCTCGCTTCTCCACACTGCAGTTGATTTAGTGAATGAAACTAAGTTGGATGAAGAAATTAAGTCATGGCTTGCATTTGCTGCACAAAAATTGGTTGAAGTTAACGCGTTGGCAAAGGCGTTGGCTGGACAAAAAGACGAG GCATTCTTCTCTGCTAATGCTGCAGCTCGTACGTCCAGAAAATCCTCTCCCAGAGTGACCAACGGGGCTGTGCAGAAGGCT GCTGCTGCGTTGAAGGGCTCTGATCATCGCAGAGCGACAACTGTAAGTGCGAGGTTGGAAGCTCAACAGAAGAAGCTGAGTCTTCCATCTCTTCCAACCACTACCATCGGTTCTTTCCCTCAGACATTGGAGCTTAGAAAAGTTCGACGAGAGTACAAGGCTAACAA GATCTCGGAGGAAgattatgtcaaatatattacGGAGGAAATCAGCAAAGTAGTCAAACTCCAGGAGGATCTAGACATTGATGTTCTTGTGCACGGAGAGCCAGAG AGAAACGATATGGTCGAGTATTTTGGGGAGCAATTATCTGGTTTTGCTTTTACAGCCAATGGATGGGTTCAATCTTATGGATCTCGCTGTGTTAAGCCACCAATAATCTACGGTGATGTCAGTCGCCCAAAACCAATGACTGTCTTCTGGTCTTCACGAGCACAGAGCATGAGCAAGCGTCCAATGAAGGGAATGCTTACAGGACCTGTTACCATTTTAAATTGGTCTTTTGTTAGAGATGACCAGCCAAG ATTTGAGACTTGCTACCAAATAGCTTTGGCTATTAAGGATGAGGTTGAAGATCTCGAGAAGGCTGGCATTAATGTCATTCAGATTGATGAAGCTGCTTTAAGAGAGGGTTTACCTCTTAGAAAATCCGAGGAAGCTTTCTACTTGAACTGGGCTGTACATTCATTCAGGATTACCAACTGTGGTGTTCAAGACACTACCCAG ATTCACACTCACATGTGCTATTCAAACTTCAACGACATCATCCATTCAATTATCGACATGGATGCTGACGTTATCACCATCGAGAACTCCAGGTCTGACGAGAAACTTCTTTCTGTGTTCCGCGAGGGAGTGAAGTATGGTGCTGGCATTGGCCCCGGAGTATACGACATCCATTCACAAAGGATTCCATCAACAGAAGAAATAGCTGACAGAATCAGCAAGATGCTTGCAGTCCTTGATACCAACATCCTCTGGGTTAACCCCGACTGTGGCCTCAAAACGCGCAAGTATACTGAAGTTAAGCCTGCACTCAGCAACATGGTAGCAGCTGCTAAGCTTCTCCGCAACCAGTTGGCCAGCACGAAGTGA
- the LOC101250726 gene encoding double-stranded RNA-binding protein 1-like isoform X2 — protein MYKSKLQELCHSKKWALPQYCCMRDGADHNPKFKASVVVNGINFDSLPLRKSSKEAHNEAAKFAFLHFTNGGSLPTAEDTVPTKVDGECENLQDRSTSEIKKGGSLPTIEDSGLTKTEEACQHLQDHRNTSEIKQDSHYQYKKKLQMYAKRKNLGVPVYCNKKMSSAQGLYFEATVTVAGELFKNPGAYKSSEEAEESVAQFALMKLVTVDLEKSNTGSYKSFLQELAQQEEICLPRYKTIGAGEPHNLTFFASVEIEAEIFHGDGAKSKKQAEENAAKVAYTALTKCKSIYAGNPSTVSAESEGEIVKTERIMESLSIFISEEKFRDEEEIVYSKSTSPKSIGADIVNASSLTLGVQELSVNEKTPSSVESLLHLPSKTTPSKSPTVSNADSSARRTAETESYLLSNRIRVYKSIPDGVLPTGTTVLPIAEDKWSVVRLEFLTEKCG, from the exons atgtacaAGTCAAAGCTGCAAGAATTGTGTCATAGCAAGAAATGGGCACTACCTcaatattgttgtatgagaGATGGAGCAGATCATAATCCAAAATTCAAAGCTTCTGTTGTTGTCAACGGCATCAATTTCGACTCTCTACCTTTGCGTAAATCATCAAAAGAAGCACATAATGAAGCTGCTAAGTTTGCTTTCCTTCACTTTACtaatg GTGGTTCACTTCCTACTGCAGAAGATACCGTACCAACAAAAGTTGATGGAGAATGCGAAAATCTGCAGGATAGAAGTACTTCTGAGATCAAGAAAG GTGGTTCACTTCCAACAATAGAAGATAGTGGACTAACGAAAACCGAGGAAGCATGTCAACATCTGCAGGATCATCGTAATACTTCAGAGATCAAGCAAG ATTCTCATTATCAGTACAAGAAGAAGCTGCAGATGTatgcaaaaaggaaaaatctcgGTGTACCTGTGTACTGCAACAAAAAGATGAGTTCAGCTCAAGGTCTTTATTTCGAGGCAACTGTGACAGTGGCTGGTGAATTGTTCAAAAATCCCGGAGCATACAAGAGTTCAGAGGAAGCAGAAGAATCTGTTGCACAGTTTGCACTAATGAAACTCGTAACCGTTGACTTAGAAAAG AGTAATACTGGCAGCTACAAGAGTTTCCTGCAAGAACTAgcacaacaagaagaaatttGCTTGCCTAGATATAAAACAATCGGGGCCGGTGAGCCTCACAATCTGACATTCTTCGCAAGTGTAGAAATTGAAGCAGAAATCTTTCACGGGGATGGCGCAAAGTCCAAGAAACAGGCAGAAGAAAACGCTGCTAAGGTTGCTTATACAGCTTTAACAAAAT GCAAATCCATATATGCTGGTAATCCTTCAACTGTTTCCGCGGAGTCGGAAGGTGAAATCGTCAAAACTGAACGTATCATGGAATCACTGTCCATTTTCATTAGTGAAGAAAAATTCAGAG ATGAAGAGGAGATAGTTTACTCTAAAAGTACATCTCCAAAGTCCATAGGTGCTGATATAGTTAATGCCTCTTCACTTACGCTTGGCGTCCAAGAGCTCAGTGTCAATGAGAAAACCCCTTCTTCGGTGGAATCATTGCTCCATTTGCCTAGTAAAACTACGCCATCCAAATCTCCTACTGTCTCGAATGCAGACTCTAGTGCGAGGAGGACTGCAGAAACCGAAAGTTACCTCCTTTCCAACAGGATCAGAGTTTACAAATCCATTCCAGACGGGGTCCTCCCCACGGGTA
- the LOC101250726 gene encoding double-stranded RNA-binding protein 1-like isoform X4, with protein sequence MYKSKLQELCHSKKWALPQYCCMRDGADHNPKFKASVVVNGINFDSLPLRKSSKEAHNEAAKFAFLHFTNEDTVPTKVDGECENLQDRSTSEIKKGGSLPTIEDSGLTKTEEACQHLQDHRNTSEIKQDSHYQYKKKLQMYAKRKNLGVPVYCNKKMSSAQGLYFEATVTVAGELFKNPGAYKSSEEAEESVAQFALMKLVTVDLEKSNTGSYKSFLQELAQQEEICLPRYKTIGAGEPHNLTFFASVEIEAEIFHGDGAKSKKQAEENAAKVAYTALTKCKSIYAGNPSTVSAESEGEIVKTERIMESLSIFISEEKFRDEEEIVYSKSTSPKSIGADIVNASSLTLGVQELSVNEKTPSSVESLLHLPSKTTPSKSPTVSNADSSARRTAETESYLLSNRIRVYKSIPDGVLPTGTTVLPIAEDKWSVVRLEFLTEKCG encoded by the exons atgtacaAGTCAAAGCTGCAAGAATTGTGTCATAGCAAGAAATGGGCACTACCTcaatattgttgtatgagaGATGGAGCAGATCATAATCCAAAATTCAAAGCTTCTGTTGTTGTCAACGGCATCAATTTCGACTCTCTACCTTTGCGTAAATCATCAAAAGAAGCACATAATGAAGCTGCTAAGTTTGCTTTCCTTCACTTTACtaatg AAGATACCGTACCAACAAAAGTTGATGGAGAATGCGAAAATCTGCAGGATAGAAGTACTTCTGAGATCAAGAAAG GTGGTTCACTTCCAACAATAGAAGATAGTGGACTAACGAAAACCGAGGAAGCATGTCAACATCTGCAGGATCATCGTAATACTTCAGAGATCAAGCAAG ATTCTCATTATCAGTACAAGAAGAAGCTGCAGATGTatgcaaaaaggaaaaatctcgGTGTACCTGTGTACTGCAACAAAAAGATGAGTTCAGCTCAAGGTCTTTATTTCGAGGCAACTGTGACAGTGGCTGGTGAATTGTTCAAAAATCCCGGAGCATACAAGAGTTCAGAGGAAGCAGAAGAATCTGTTGCACAGTTTGCACTAATGAAACTCGTAACCGTTGACTTAGAAAAG AGTAATACTGGCAGCTACAAGAGTTTCCTGCAAGAACTAgcacaacaagaagaaatttGCTTGCCTAGATATAAAACAATCGGGGCCGGTGAGCCTCACAATCTGACATTCTTCGCAAGTGTAGAAATTGAAGCAGAAATCTTTCACGGGGATGGCGCAAAGTCCAAGAAACAGGCAGAAGAAAACGCTGCTAAGGTTGCTTATACAGCTTTAACAAAAT GCAAATCCATATATGCTGGTAATCCTTCAACTGTTTCCGCGGAGTCGGAAGGTGAAATCGTCAAAACTGAACGTATCATGGAATCACTGTCCATTTTCATTAGTGAAGAAAAATTCAGAG ATGAAGAGGAGATAGTTTACTCTAAAAGTACATCTCCAAAGTCCATAGGTGCTGATATAGTTAATGCCTCTTCACTTACGCTTGGCGTCCAAGAGCTCAGTGTCAATGAGAAAACCCCTTCTTCGGTGGAATCATTGCTCCATTTGCCTAGTAAAACTACGCCATCCAAATCTCCTACTGTCTCGAATGCAGACTCTAGTGCGAGGAGGACTGCAGAAACCGAAAGTTACCTCCTTTCCAACAGGATCAGAGTTTACAAATCCATTCCAGACGGGGTCCTCCCCACGGGTA
- the LOC101250726 gene encoding double-stranded RNA-binding protein 1-like isoform X3 — MYKSKLQELCHSKKWALPQYCCMRDGADHNPKFKASVVVNGINFDSLPLRKSSKEAHNEAAKFAFLHFTNEDTVPTKVDGECENLQDRSTSEIKKGGSLPTIEDSGLTKTEEACQHLQDHRNTSEIKQEDSHYQYKKKLQMYAKRKNLGVPVYCNKKMSSAQGLYFEATVTVAGELFKNPGAYKSSEEAEESVAQFALMKLVTVDLEKSNTGSYKSFLQELAQQEEICLPRYKTIGAGEPHNLTFFASVEIEAEIFHGDGAKSKKQAEENAAKVAYTALTKCKSIYAGNPSTVSAESEGEIVKTERIMESLSIFISEEKFRDEEEIVYSKSTSPKSIGADIVNASSLTLGVQELSVNEKTPSSVESLLHLPSKTTPSKSPTVSNADSSARRTAETESYLLSNRIRVYKSIPDGVLPTGTTVLPIAEDKWSVVRLEFLTEKCG, encoded by the exons atgtacaAGTCAAAGCTGCAAGAATTGTGTCATAGCAAGAAATGGGCACTACCTcaatattgttgtatgagaGATGGAGCAGATCATAATCCAAAATTCAAAGCTTCTGTTGTTGTCAACGGCATCAATTTCGACTCTCTACCTTTGCGTAAATCATCAAAAGAAGCACATAATGAAGCTGCTAAGTTTGCTTTCCTTCACTTTACtaatg AAGATACCGTACCAACAAAAGTTGATGGAGAATGCGAAAATCTGCAGGATAGAAGTACTTCTGAGATCAAGAAAG GTGGTTCACTTCCAACAATAGAAGATAGTGGACTAACGAAAACCGAGGAAGCATGTCAACATCTGCAGGATCATCGTAATACTTCAGAGATCAAGCAAG AAGATTCTCATTATCAGTACAAGAAGAAGCTGCAGATGTatgcaaaaaggaaaaatctcgGTGTACCTGTGTACTGCAACAAAAAGATGAGTTCAGCTCAAGGTCTTTATTTCGAGGCAACTGTGACAGTGGCTGGTGAATTGTTCAAAAATCCCGGAGCATACAAGAGTTCAGAGGAAGCAGAAGAATCTGTTGCACAGTTTGCACTAATGAAACTCGTAACCGTTGACTTAGAAAAG AGTAATACTGGCAGCTACAAGAGTTTCCTGCAAGAACTAgcacaacaagaagaaatttGCTTGCCTAGATATAAAACAATCGGGGCCGGTGAGCCTCACAATCTGACATTCTTCGCAAGTGTAGAAATTGAAGCAGAAATCTTTCACGGGGATGGCGCAAAGTCCAAGAAACAGGCAGAAGAAAACGCTGCTAAGGTTGCTTATACAGCTTTAACAAAAT GCAAATCCATATATGCTGGTAATCCTTCAACTGTTTCCGCGGAGTCGGAAGGTGAAATCGTCAAAACTGAACGTATCATGGAATCACTGTCCATTTTCATTAGTGAAGAAAAATTCAGAG ATGAAGAGGAGATAGTTTACTCTAAAAGTACATCTCCAAAGTCCATAGGTGCTGATATAGTTAATGCCTCTTCACTTACGCTTGGCGTCCAAGAGCTCAGTGTCAATGAGAAAACCCCTTCTTCGGTGGAATCATTGCTCCATTTGCCTAGTAAAACTACGCCATCCAAATCTCCTACTGTCTCGAATGCAGACTCTAGTGCGAGGAGGACTGCAGAAACCGAAAGTTACCTCCTTTCCAACAGGATCAGAGTTTACAAATCCATTCCAGACGGGGTCCTCCCCACGGGTA
- the LOC101250726 gene encoding double-stranded RNA-binding protein 1-like isoform X1 codes for MYKSKLQELCHSKKWALPQYCCMRDGADHNPKFKASVVVNGINFDSLPLRKSSKEAHNEAAKFAFLHFTNGGSLPTAEDTVPTKVDGECENLQDRSTSEIKKGGSLPTIEDSGLTKTEEACQHLQDHRNTSEIKQEDSHYQYKKKLQMYAKRKNLGVPVYCNKKMSSAQGLYFEATVTVAGELFKNPGAYKSSEEAEESVAQFALMKLVTVDLEKSNTGSYKSFLQELAQQEEICLPRYKTIGAGEPHNLTFFASVEIEAEIFHGDGAKSKKQAEENAAKVAYTALTKCKSIYAGNPSTVSAESEGEIVKTERIMESLSIFISEEKFRDEEEIVYSKSTSPKSIGADIVNASSLTLGVQELSVNEKTPSSVESLLHLPSKTTPSKSPTVSNADSSARRTAETESYLLSNRIRVYKSIPDGVLPTGTTVLPIAEDKWSVVRLEFLTEKCG; via the exons atgtacaAGTCAAAGCTGCAAGAATTGTGTCATAGCAAGAAATGGGCACTACCTcaatattgttgtatgagaGATGGAGCAGATCATAATCCAAAATTCAAAGCTTCTGTTGTTGTCAACGGCATCAATTTCGACTCTCTACCTTTGCGTAAATCATCAAAAGAAGCACATAATGAAGCTGCTAAGTTTGCTTTCCTTCACTTTACtaatg GTGGTTCACTTCCTACTGCAGAAGATACCGTACCAACAAAAGTTGATGGAGAATGCGAAAATCTGCAGGATAGAAGTACTTCTGAGATCAAGAAAG GTGGTTCACTTCCAACAATAGAAGATAGTGGACTAACGAAAACCGAGGAAGCATGTCAACATCTGCAGGATCATCGTAATACTTCAGAGATCAAGCAAG AAGATTCTCATTATCAGTACAAGAAGAAGCTGCAGATGTatgcaaaaaggaaaaatctcgGTGTACCTGTGTACTGCAACAAAAAGATGAGTTCAGCTCAAGGTCTTTATTTCGAGGCAACTGTGACAGTGGCTGGTGAATTGTTCAAAAATCCCGGAGCATACAAGAGTTCAGAGGAAGCAGAAGAATCTGTTGCACAGTTTGCACTAATGAAACTCGTAACCGTTGACTTAGAAAAG AGTAATACTGGCAGCTACAAGAGTTTCCTGCAAGAACTAgcacaacaagaagaaatttGCTTGCCTAGATATAAAACAATCGGGGCCGGTGAGCCTCACAATCTGACATTCTTCGCAAGTGTAGAAATTGAAGCAGAAATCTTTCACGGGGATGGCGCAAAGTCCAAGAAACAGGCAGAAGAAAACGCTGCTAAGGTTGCTTATACAGCTTTAACAAAAT GCAAATCCATATATGCTGGTAATCCTTCAACTGTTTCCGCGGAGTCGGAAGGTGAAATCGTCAAAACTGAACGTATCATGGAATCACTGTCCATTTTCATTAGTGAAGAAAAATTCAGAG ATGAAGAGGAGATAGTTTACTCTAAAAGTACATCTCCAAAGTCCATAGGTGCTGATATAGTTAATGCCTCTTCACTTACGCTTGGCGTCCAAGAGCTCAGTGTCAATGAGAAAACCCCTTCTTCGGTGGAATCATTGCTCCATTTGCCTAGTAAAACTACGCCATCCAAATCTCCTACTGTCTCGAATGCAGACTCTAGTGCGAGGAGGACTGCAGAAACCGAAAGTTACCTCCTTTCCAACAGGATCAGAGTTTACAAATCCATTCCAGACGGGGTCCTCCCCACGGGTA